A genomic stretch from Flavobacterium sp. KS-LB2 includes:
- a CDS encoding RrF2 family transcriptional regulator codes for MLSQKAKYALKALLYLAQQEDTHVSRTLEIADAASIPKKFLEQILLDLKRGHFVGSKQGKLGGYYLLKSKNEITLADIHRLFDGAIALLPCASLNFYERCSDCKDEATCTLRHGLIVIREETLKAMQGITIASLIHR; via the coding sequence ATGCTTTCACAAAAAGCCAAATACGCTTTAAAAGCCCTTTTGTATTTAGCACAACAAGAGGATACACACGTGTCTAGAACTCTTGAAATTGCAGATGCTGCATCAATTCCGAAAAAGTTTTTGGAACAAATTCTGTTGGATCTCAAACGAGGCCATTTTGTAGGCAGCAAGCAAGGAAAATTAGGAGGTTATTACCTTTTAAAATCTAAAAATGAAATCACACTAGCAGATATTCATCGCCTTTTTGACGGTGCAATTGCTTTACTTCCCTGCGCTTCCTTAAATTTTTATGAACGTTGCTCTGATTGTAAAGACGAGGCCACTTGTACTTTACGTCACGGTTTGATAGTAATTCGTGAGGAAACGCTCAAAGCAATGCAAGGCATCACTATTGCTTCGTTAATACATCGATAA
- a CDS encoding TPM domain-containing protein translates to MRLQKENTLFFLKLFVCLFVTQIGFAQFTIPEKPTLQTSVYDYANVLSATEKAQLEEKLIKYSDSTTTQIVVITIESLQNEDVSQLATKWGQTWGIGGTEKDDNGVIILLAKAEKKIAINPGYGLEDRLTAGIGGEIIRNIIIPEFKAGSYYNGLDKGTDALIDVFKGKYKGERVKKTKDKGFPILPLIVIVIIILVLISRNKGGGGNSGNRGGGIGPSLLDVIILSSLGRNSGGGGFGGGSSGGGFGGGGFGGGFGGGGFSGGGSSGGW, encoded by the coding sequence ATGCGATTACAAAAAGAGAATACCTTATTTTTCCTAAAATTATTTGTTTGTTTGTTTGTCACACAGATTGGCTTTGCTCAATTTACCATTCCTGAAAAACCAACTTTACAAACTTCTGTATATGATTATGCTAATGTTTTAAGCGCAACAGAAAAAGCACAATTAGAAGAAAAACTGATTAAATACTCTGATTCTACCACTACTCAAATTGTAGTTATAACGATTGAAAGTCTTCAGAACGAAGATGTTAGTCAATTAGCAACTAAATGGGGTCAAACATGGGGAATTGGTGGGACTGAGAAAGACGACAATGGTGTTATCATTTTATTGGCTAAAGCCGAAAAAAAAATAGCAATCAATCCCGGTTATGGATTAGAAGATCGACTAACCGCTGGAATTGGTGGAGAAATAATCCGAAATATTATTATTCCAGAATTTAAAGCCGGAAGTTATTACAACGGTTTAGACAAAGGAACAGATGCTCTTATTGATGTTTTCAAAGGAAAATACAAAGGTGAACGTGTTAAAAAAACCAAAGATAAAGGGTTTCCTATTTTACCCTTAATCGTTATTGTCATCATAATACTTGTATTGATTTCAAGAAACAAAGGCGGTGGTGGAAATTCTGGTAATAGAGGCGGCGGTATAGGTCCAAGTCTACTAGATGTCATTATTCTAAGCAGTCTTGGAAGAAATAGTGGCGGAGGTGGTTTTGGCGGAGGTTCCTCTGGTGGTGGATTTGGTGGAGGCGGTTTCGGCGGTGGATTTGGCGGCGGAGGTTTCTCTGGTGGTGGATCTAGCGGAGGTTGGTAA
- a CDS encoding TPM domain-containing protein yields the protein MSKVEDFLTKEEEQEIVEAIRMAEKNTSGEIRVHIEKTTSIDAYDRAMEVFHELKMDETDLQNGVLIYLAVKDRHFVICGDKGINDVVPNDFWNCTRDIMVTEFKKGDFKKGLIDGIARAGEQLQHYFPWQEGDTNELSNEISRG from the coding sequence ATGTCAAAAGTAGAAGATTTTTTAACCAAAGAAGAAGAACAAGAAATTGTTGAAGCTATTCGTATGGCTGAAAAAAACACTTCTGGCGAGATTAGAGTTCATATAGAAAAAACAACTTCCATAGATGCTTATGATCGCGCCATGGAAGTTTTTCATGAACTAAAAATGGATGAAACTGACCTTCAAAATGGTGTTTTGATTTACTTAGCGGTAAAAGACAGACATTTTGTTATTTGCGGAGACAAAGGTATTAATGATGTTGTTCCAAATGATTTTTGGAATTGCACCCGAGATATTATGGTGACTGAGTTCAAAAAAGGAGATTTCAAAAAAGGTCTTATCGATGGAATTGCTAGAGCAGGCGAACAATTACAGCACTATTTCCCTTGGCAAGAAGGCGATACAAATGAATTATCTAACGAAATATCTAGAGGATAA
- a CDS encoding LemA family protein has translation MRRFLPWIIGAVVIFVIYSWVKGINNTAVTLNQNVEQSWGDVQTAYQRRNDLIGNLVNTVKGAADFEKSTLTAVIEARSKATSVKIDPANITPEQLAEFNKAQSGVSSSLSRLLVTVEAYPELKANQNFLKLQDELASTENQILTARTRFNEAVKPYNSHIKTFPNSLFAGMFGFKEKAYFNAVEGADKPVEVKF, from the coding sequence ATGAGAAGATTTTTGCCTTGGATTATCGGAGCGGTTGTAATTTTTGTAATTTACAGCTGGGTTAAAGGAATTAACAATACAGCAGTAACGTTAAACCAAAATGTAGAACAATCTTGGGGTGATGTGCAAACCGCGTATCAAAGAAGAAATGACCTTATTGGGAATTTAGTAAACACCGTGAAAGGTGCCGCTGATTTTGAAAAAAGTACTTTGACAGCAGTTATTGAAGCACGTTCTAAAGCTACTTCTGTAAAAATTGATCCAGCAAATATTACTCCGGAACAATTAGCGGAATTCAACAAAGCACAAAGTGGGGTGAGCAGTTCATTGTCTCGATTATTAGTAACTGTTGAAGCGTATCCAGAATTGAAAGCCAACCAAAACTTCTTGAAATTACAAGACGAATTGGCCAGTACTGAGAATCAAATTCTAACAGCGAGAACACGTTTCAACGAAGCGGTAAAACCATATAACTCTCATATTAAAACGTTCCCAAATAGCTTATTTGCTGGAATGTTTGGATTCAAAGAGAAAGCGTACTTCAATGCAGTTGAAGGTGCAGACAAACCTGTTGAAGTAAAATTCTAA
- a CDS encoding MerR family transcriptional regulator, translated as MHIELSKDKRYYSIGEVAKAFDVNASLIRFWDNEFDILKPKKNAKGNRMFTPEDITNLQLIYHLVKERGFTLEGAKTHLKEGQKKTLDKFEIIRKLETIRTQLTNIKNEL; from the coding sequence ATGCATATTGAATTATCTAAAGATAAAAGATATTACAGCATTGGCGAAGTGGCCAAAGCATTTGACGTGAATGCATCGCTGATTCGTTTTTGGGACAATGAATTTGATATTCTGAAACCAAAAAAGAATGCGAAAGGCAATCGAATGTTTACTCCAGAGGACATCACTAATTTACAATTGATCTATCATTTAGTCAAAGAAAGAGGTTTTACGCTGGAAGGTGCCAAAACCCATTTAAAAGAAGGACAAAAGAAAACACTAGATAAGTTTGAAATTATTCGAAAATTAGAAACGATACGCACACAATTAACAAACATAAAAAACGAATTGTAG
- a CDS encoding M23 family metallopeptidase, which translates to MSKVKYYYDSENLAYRKIKTRKRRKFGVIILFLLASALFGFLSFIVLLNTPYFETPKDRLQAREIENLRLNYALLNKKMDQINGVIEAIENRDNNLYRVYFNKSAIPDSIRKAGFQGKNRYQLLAGYNNSQLVINTTKRIDVLSKELAIQSKSLDVILKLAEAKSDFLSAIPAIQPVQNEKLKQMASGFGYRTDPFTKARKMHEGMDFTAKTGTPIYATGDGVVAKADNTASGYGNHIVIRHGFGYETLYAHLSKYNTRAGQRVKRGDIIGYVGSTGRSEAPHLHYEVHKDKKVVNPLNFYYGNISAVEYVAIAQLANQENQSLD; encoded by the coding sequence ATGTCGAAAGTAAAATATTATTACGATTCCGAAAATCTAGCCTATAGAAAAATAAAAACACGAAAAAGAAGAAAATTTGGTGTTATTATCTTGTTTTTATTGGCATCGGCGTTGTTTGGTTTTTTGAGTTTTATCGTTTTATTGAATACTCCTTATTTTGAAACACCAAAAGATCGTTTGCAAGCCCGTGAAATTGAAAATTTGAGATTGAATTATGCGCTGCTGAACAAGAAAATGGATCAGATAAATGGTGTTATTGAAGCGATTGAAAATCGAGACAACAATTTATATCGTGTGTATTTTAACAAATCAGCGATTCCTGATTCTATTCGGAAAGCGGGATTTCAGGGAAAAAATAGGTATCAATTATTAGCAGGTTATAACAATTCGCAGTTGGTGATTAATACTACTAAAAGAATTGATGTTTTGAGTAAGGAATTAGCCATTCAATCCAAATCATTGGACGTTATTTTGAAATTGGCAGAAGCCAAAAGCGATTTTTTGTCAGCCATTCCTGCCATTCAGCCAGTACAGAATGAAAAATTAAAACAAATGGCCTCTGGTTTTGGATACCGAACTGATCCTTTTACGAAAGCAAGGAAAATGCATGAAGGGATGGATTTTACTGCAAAAACTGGAACACCTATTTATGCTACTGGTGACGGAGTAGTTGCAAAAGCAGACAATACAGCCTCTGGGTATGGAAACCATATTGTTATTCGGCATGGATTTGGATATGAAACATTATACGCGCATTTGAGCAAATACAACACCAGAGCGGGACAACGGGTAAAACGAGGTGATATTATTGGTTATGTGGGAAGCACGGGAAGATCAGAAGCTCCGCATTTGCATTATGAAGTTCATAAGGATAAAAAAGTGGTAAATCCGCTTAATTTTTATTACGGAAATATATCGGCAGTGGAATATGTTGCCATTGCACAACTGGCAAATCAGGAGAATCAATCGCTGGATTAA
- the alaS gene encoding alanine--tRNA ligase — MKSQDVRKQFLEFFASKGHLIVPSAPIVLKDDPTLMFNNSGMAQFKEYFLGNGTPKNNRIADTQKCLRVSGKHNDLEDVGFDTYHHTMFEMLGNWSFGDYFKKEAINWAWELLTEVYKIPKENLYVSVFEGNPAENVPFDQEAWDIWKELIDEDRIILGNKKDNFWEMGDQGPCGPCSEIHVDIRSSEEKALVSGKSLVNNDHPQVVEIWNNVFMEFNRKADGSLEKLPAKHVDTGMGFERLCMALQGKTSNYDTDVFTPLIEKVKQITGLKYSSNEVLNISEEQNKTNIAIRVVVDHVRAVAFAIADGQLPSNTGAGYVIRRILRRAIRYGFTFLNTKEPFINQLVAVLANQMGEFFPEIKSQQQLVTNVIREEEASFLRTLDQGLQLLENVVAETKGSTVSGTKAFELYDTFGFPIDLTALILREKGFELDEAGFNAAMQEQKARSRAASEVSTEDWSVLIPGNVETFVGYDQSESDVKITRIRKVDSKKDGVLYQIVLDNTPFYPEGGGQVGDKGTLVSANETIEIIDTKKENNLILHFAKQLPENVNAGFVAKVNQDLRSLSSRNHSATHLMHQALRSILGTHVEQKGSLVNPNYLRFDFSHFAKMTEAELQQVEDFVNARIQEQLPLIERRNIPFAQAVQEGAIALFGEKYGDEVRAIKFGESMELCGGIHVKNTAEIWHFKIVSEGAVAAGIRRIEAITSDAVKAHFASYENTLNEVKTALKNPQDILKAVHSMQEENTKLAKQIEALVKDKVKNLKASLIAEIQGINGVQFLAKQVDLNPEGAKDLAYELGNLGNNLFLVLATADEEKPMLTCYVSKELVADKNLNAGQVVRELGKFIQGGGGGQPFFATAGGKNVAGIPQALEKAIEYVK; from the coding sequence ATGAAATCACAAGACGTACGTAAACAATTTCTGGAATTTTTCGCATCAAAAGGACACTTAATCGTTCCTTCAGCTCCCATTGTTCTTAAGGATGATCCAACCTTGATGTTTAACAACTCAGGAATGGCCCAGTTCAAAGAATATTTTCTAGGGAACGGAACGCCAAAAAACAACAGAATAGCCGATACGCAAAAATGTCTTCGTGTTTCAGGAAAACATAACGATTTAGAGGATGTAGGTTTTGATACCTACCACCACACCATGTTTGAAATGTTGGGGAACTGGTCATTTGGTGATTATTTCAAGAAAGAAGCCATCAACTGGGCTTGGGAACTTTTGACTGAAGTCTATAAAATTCCAAAAGAAAACCTATACGTTTCCGTGTTTGAAGGAAATCCAGCTGAAAATGTACCTTTTGATCAAGAAGCATGGGATATTTGGAAGGAATTAATTGACGAAGACCGCATCATTCTTGGAAACAAGAAAGACAATTTTTGGGAAATGGGCGATCAAGGACCTTGTGGACCTTGTTCAGAAATTCATGTTGACATTCGTTCTTCCGAAGAGAAAGCTTTAGTTTCAGGAAAAAGTTTGGTGAACAATGACCATCCGCAAGTAGTGGAAATTTGGAACAATGTATTCATGGAATTCAACCGTAAAGCAGATGGTTCTCTGGAAAAATTACCTGCAAAACACGTTGATACCGGAATGGGATTTGAACGTTTGTGTATGGCATTGCAAGGAAAAACTTCCAATTATGACACTGATGTTTTTACACCGCTTATTGAAAAAGTAAAGCAAATTACAGGACTAAAATATTCTTCAAACGAAGTTCTAAATATTAGTGAAGAGCAAAATAAAACCAACATCGCTATTCGTGTTGTAGTTGATCACGTTCGTGCCGTAGCTTTTGCTATTGCTGACGGACAATTGCCATCAAACACGGGCGCTGGTTATGTGATTCGTAGAATTTTGCGTCGTGCAATTCGTTACGGATTTACATTCTTGAATACCAAAGAACCTTTCATCAATCAATTGGTGGCAGTTTTAGCCAATCAAATGGGAGAATTTTTCCCGGAAATCAAATCGCAACAACAATTGGTTACGAACGTGATTCGTGAAGAAGAAGCTTCTTTTTTGAGAACATTAGACCAAGGATTGCAATTATTAGAAAATGTAGTTGCCGAAACCAAAGGTTCAACGGTTTCAGGAACTAAAGCATTTGAATTGTATGATACTTTCGGATTTCCAATTGACTTAACAGCATTAATTCTGAGAGAAAAAGGATTCGAATTGGATGAAGCTGGTTTTAACGCAGCTATGCAAGAGCAAAAAGCGCGTTCCCGTGCTGCATCAGAAGTTTCTACCGAAGACTGGTCAGTGTTGATTCCCGGAAATGTAGAAACATTTGTAGGCTACGATCAATCAGAAAGTGACGTAAAAATCACTCGAATCCGTAAAGTGGACAGTAAAAAAGATGGTGTTTTATACCAAATTGTTTTAGATAACACGCCTTTTTATCCAGAAGGTGGAGGACAAGTAGGTGATAAAGGAACGTTGGTTTCTGCAAATGAAACGATTGAAATTATCGACACTAAAAAAGAAAATAACCTGATTTTGCATTTTGCAAAACAATTACCAGAGAATGTTAATGCTGGTTTTGTGGCTAAGGTGAATCAGGATTTGAGAAGTTTATCTTCCAGAAATCACTCGGCTACGCACTTGATGCATCAAGCCTTGAGAAGTATTCTTGGAACTCACGTAGAACAAAAAGGTTCGTTAGTAAATCCAAACTATTTGCGTTTTGACTTTTCACATTTCGCTAAAATGACGGAGGCTGAATTGCAACAAGTAGAGGATTTTGTAAACGCAAGAATTCAAGAACAATTACCGCTTATAGAAAGAAGAAACATTCCTTTTGCGCAAGCAGTTCAAGAAGGAGCCATAGCACTTTTTGGAGAGAAATATGGCGATGAGGTTCGCGCAATTAAATTTGGCGAAAGCATGGAATTATGCGGTGGAATTCACGTGAAAAACACAGCTGAAATCTGGCATTTCAAAATCGTTTCTGAAGGAGCGGTTGCTGCAGGAATTCGTCGTATCGAAGCGATTACAAGTGATGCAGTAAAAGCCCATTTTGCTTCGTATGAAAATACATTGAATGAAGTTAAAACAGCCTTGAAAAATCCTCAGGATATTCTGAAAGCCGTTCATTCGATGCAAGAAGAAAACACCAAATTAGCTAAGCAAATAGAAGCTTTGGTAAAAGACAAAGTCAAAAATTTGAAAGCGAGTTTAATTGCTGAAATACAGGGAATAAACGGTGTTCAATTCTTAGCTAAACAAGTCGATTTGAACCCGGAAGGAGCAAAAGATTTGGCGTATGAATTAGGGAATTTAGGGAATAACTTATTTTTAGTTTTGGCTACAGCCGACGAAGAAAAACCAATGCTAACCTGTTATGTTTCTAAAGAATTAGTTGCGGATAA